In Trifolium pratense cultivar HEN17-A07 linkage group LG7, ARS_RC_1.1, whole genome shotgun sequence, a genomic segment contains:
- the LOC123897962 gene encoding G-type lectin S-receptor-like serine/threonine-protein kinase At4g27290, producing MKIVYTMLVVTKLLLLFLFKLSSATDTITQSESLSDGSTLISKDGTFELGFFNPGNSPNRYVGIWYKNIQVKTVVWVANRDNPIKDKSSKLIINKQGNLVLLNNSDSLLWSTNATKKTSSPIVQLLNNGNLVLRDEKDNEGVEEEEDGFLWQSFDYPCDTLLPGMKLGWNKKTGINRRLTAWKNWEDPSSGEFTNSIKLNKNPEIVFWKGSVEFYRAGPMIGIMNSAVMSKGVFGLRPNPLYNYTFVYNEDEVYYMYNLKNSSVISIVVLNQTLLVRQRLTWIPETKTWNLYQNLPQDSCDAYNICGANANCVIGESPICECLDGFTPKSPNRWNAMDWSQGCVRIGNWTCGVKSRDGFRRVAKMKSPDTTNYWLNENMTLDKCKDMCLQNCSCTAYSILGADDGNNGCSIWFHDLKDLRVSEVGQDLYVRADVSDIDDKHGNVKKVIVAVSISASFVIVMVLLAFYIYRTKYKVNEDKVNSMWMEDNSESEHDDFELPFFDLATILDATNDFSIDNKLGEGGFGSVYKGKLVDGQEVAVKRLSWGSGQGTKEFKNEVILCAKLQHRNLVKVIGCCIEKDEKMLLYEYMSNTSLDSFIFDPIQSKSLDWSLRFNILYGIARGLLYLHQDSRLRIIHRDLKASNILLDKDMNPKISDFGLAKMFGGDQTEGKTNRIIGTYGYMAPEYAIDGLFSSKSDVFSFGVLLLELISGMKNRTRTYHQHDHNLIGHAWRLWKEGMIHTLIDENLMETCNVNEALRCIQIGLLCLQHHPDDRPNMTSVVVMLKSNNVIPQPQEPGYLLKTAPIERELFSSDGETSSSINQVTISILDVR from the exons atgaaaattgtttatACCATGCTTGTTGTTACTAAGCTACTATTATTATTCTTGTTCAAATTATCCTCTGCTACTGATACTATTACACAATCAGAATCACTTTCTGATGGAAGCACCTTGATTTCTAAAGATGGAACCTTTGAGTTGGGTTTCTTTAATCCAGGTAACTCACCAAACCGTTATGTTGGAATTTGGTACAAAAATATTCAAGTTAAAACAGTTGTTTGGGTTGCGAATCGTGATAATCCGATCAAAGATAAGTCGAGCAAGTTGATCATAAACAAACAAGGAAATCTTGTTCTTCTCAATAATAGTGATTCTCTTTTATGGTCAACAAATGCAACAAAGAAAACTTCAAGTCCAATTGTGCAGCTCTTGAACAATGGAAATTTAGTTCTTCGAGACGAGAAAgacaatgaaggtgttgaagaagaagaagacggTTTCTTGTGGCAGAGTTTTGATTATCCTTGTGATACATTATTACCAGGAATGAAGTTGGGATGGAACAAGAAAACCGGTATTAATAGACGTCTCACTGCATGGAAAAATTGGGAAGATCCTTCTTCAGGTGAATTTACTAATTCAattaaacttaacaaaaatcCTGAAATTGTATTTTGGAAAGGTTCTGTTGAGTTTTATAGAGCAGGACCTATGATTGGTATTATGAATAGTGCTGTTATGTCTAAAGGAGTTTTTGGGTTGAGGCCTAATCCACTTTATAATTATACATTTGTATATAATGAAGATGAAGTTTATTATATGTACAACCTTAAGAATAGTTCTGTGATTTCCATAGTTGTTTTGAACCAAACGCTTTTGGTTCGTCAACGCCTCACTTGGATTCCGGAAACTAAAACATGGAATCTTTACCAGAATTTGCCACAAGACAGTTGTGATGCTTATAATATTTGTGGTGCAAACGCAAACTGTGTCATTGGCGAATCACCAATTTGTGAGTGCTTAGATGGGTTTACGCCAAAATCACCCAATCGGTGGAATGCAATGGACTGGTCACAAGGATGTGTACGGATTGGAAATTGGACCTGTGGAGTCAAGAGTAGAGACGGTTTCCGTAGAGTTGCTAAAATGAAGTCGCCAGATACTACAAATTATTGGCTTAATGAAAATATGACGCTCGATAAATGCAAGGATATGTGTTTGCAAAATTGTTCCTGCACGGCTTACTCAATCTTAGGCGCAGATGATGGAAACAACGGATGTTCCATTTGGTTTCATGATCTTAAAGATTTGAGAGTTTCAGAAGTTGGACAAGACTTGTATGTTCGAGCAGACGTTTCAGATATCG ATGATAAACATGGGAATGTGAAAAAAGTAATTGTTGCAGTTTCAATCAGTGCTTCATTTGTCATTGTGATGGTATTATTAGCATTCTACATTTATAGAACAAAGTATAAAGTTAATGAGGACAAGGTAAACTCAATGTGGATGGAAGACAACAGTGAAAGTGAACATGACGATTTCGAGCTTCCTTTCTTTGATCTTGCTACAATACTAGATGCCACAAATGATTTCTCGATTGACAACAAACTCGGTGAAGGTGGTTTTGGATCGGTATACAag GGTAAGTTGGTAGATGGCCAAGAAGTTGCAGTTAAAAGGCTTTCTTGGGGTTCCGGACAAGGAACGAAAGAATTTAAGAATGAAGTTATATTATGTGCTAAACTTCAACATCGAAATCTTGTTAAAGTTATTGGTTGTTGCATtgaaaaagatgagaaaatgCTACTCTATGAATATATGTCAAACACAAGCCTTGattcatttatttttg ATCCAATTCAAAGTAAATCGTTAGATTGGTCTTTGCGATTTAACATCCTATATGGAATTGCACGTGGTCTTCTTTATCTACATCAAGATTCAAGATTAAGAATAATACACAGAGATTTGAAGGCAAGTAATATTCTATTAGACAAAGATATGAATCCAAAAATTTCAGATTTTGGCTTGGCTAAAATGTTTGGAGGTGACCAAACTGAAGGAAAGACAAATCGAATAATTGGCACATA CGGTTATATGGCACCTGAATATGCCATTGACGGACTATTCTCTAGTAAATCTGATGTTTTTAGTTTTGGGGTATTATTGCTGGAACTTATAAGTGGGATGAAAAATAGAACGCGTACCTACCATCAACATGATCACAATCTTATCGGACAT gCATGGAGATTGTGGAAAGAGGGAATGATACACACATTGATTGATGAGAATTTGATGGAAACATGCAATGTAAATGAAGCTTTACGGTGCATTCAAATAGGTCTTTTATGTCTACAACATCATCCAGATGATCGACCAAACATGACATCTGTGGTTGTGATGTTAAAAAGTAATAATGTTATACCTCAACCACAAGAGCCAGGTTATTTATTAAAAACTGCACCAATAGAAAGAGAACTTTTTTCTTCAGACGGAGAAACATCATCTTCAATAAATCAAGTAACTATTTCAATATTAGATGTTAGATAA
- the LOC123897967 gene encoding polygalacturonase inhibitor-like, giving the protein MAIKLFLLMTLLSHVASSFSEWCHPQDKMALLQIKKELNNPIILSSWKSNTDCCKTSWNGVTCFPSNNRVSELTITDDNNLITSKFPLSVGNLSYLESLSFYHLPNLTGPIPIKSISELFKLKTLIITRTGMSGTIPNFPAQMEQLTYLDLSSNHFSGKLPYYLYKLPKLGVISFHDNFLTGPIPPSYGYFNNKNTPTLFFSHNQLSGRLPISLSRLINPTVIEFSYNKFEGDASMLFGSNKTTREIYLSQNMFKFDLGKVELPKTLTALEVSHNQIYGKLPLGIENLYPLNVSYNNLCGKIPKGGYIHLSDVTSFFHNKCLCGSPLPSCK; this is encoded by the coding sequence ATGGCAATTAAGTTGTTTCTCCTAATGACGTTGCTCTCCCATGTTGCATCTTCTTTCTCAGAATGGTGTCACCCACAAGACAAAATGGCCCTTCTCCAAATAAAGAAAGAACTCAACAATCCAATCATTCTTTCCTCATGGAAATCAAACACTGATTGCTGCAAAACGAGCTGGAATGGTGTAACTTGTTTTCCCTCAAATAACCGAGTCAGTGAATTAACTATTACAGACGACAACAATCTTATCACCTCTAAATTTCCACTTTCCGTTGGTAACTTATCATACTTAGAATCTCTATCTTTCTATCATTTACCAAACCTCACCGGTCCAATACCTATTAAGTCCATATCCGAGCTTTTCAAGCTTAAAACCCTTATAATTACCCGAACCGGGATGTCAGGCACAATACCCAACTTCCCGGCCCAAATGGAACAGCTCACTTACTTGGATCTCTCATCCAACCACTTTTCAGGTAAACTTCCCTATTATCTATACAAATTGCCAAAACTCGGAGTAATAAGCTTTCACGACAACTTTTTGACGGGTCCAATTCCTCCATCATATGGTTACTTCAATAATAAAAACACCCCcactttatttttctctcataaCCAATTATCGGGGAGACTCCCAATTTCATTGTCAAGGCTAATTAACCCTACCGTTATtgaattttcttataataaatttGAAGGTGATGCCTCCATGCTTTTTGGCTCAAACAAAACCACAAGGGAAATATACCTTTCACAAAACATGTTTAAATTTGATCTTGGAAAAGTTGAATTACCTAAGACCTTGACAGCTTTAGAGGTGAGCCACAATCAAATCTATGGGAAGCTTCCCTTGGGAATAGAAAATTTATACCCGTTGAATGTAAGCTATAATAATTTGTGTGGTAAGATTCCAAAGGGTGGATATATTCATCTATCTGATGTGACTTCGTTCTTCCACAACAAATGCTTATGTGGATCTCCTCTTCCAAGTTGCAAGTGA
- the LOC123897966 gene encoding flavonol 3-O-glucosyltransferase UGT89B1-like has product MSIPQTHLIAYPFPTSGHIIPLIDLTKNLITRNINVTVLLTPSNQHLLPPNYSPLLQTLVLPSPQFPNPNQNRLIATITFMHQHHYPIILQWARVHHLPPSAIISDFFLGWTHLLARDLDVPRLVFSPSGAFALSISFSLWRDLPQNDNPDDPNSVVSFPNLPNSPFYPWWQISHLFRDKKVEQDWEMMRTMFLFNLDAWGVVFNSFIDLEPAYFDHIKKELGHERVWAVGPVLPLDSGTEPEERGEASTVSCLELTTWLDKREDRSVVYVCFGSRTFLTTAEMDVLTSALELSGVHFILSVRVPDERRVEEDCGKISSGFIERVRERGFVIQGWASQLVILGHRAVGAFLTHCGWNSVLEGLVSGVVMLTWPMGADQYTNAKLLVDQLGVAVQAAEGDEKIPEINDLVKVIKGSLGRTKERVRAEELRDAALGAIKENGSSQKQLDALVKELNELKND; this is encoded by the coding sequence ATGTCCATACCACAAACCCACCTCATCGCCTACCCTTTCCCAACATCCGGTCACATAATACCCCTCATCGACCTTACAAAAAACCTCATCACTCGCAACATAAACGTCACTGTTTTATTAACTCCATCAAACCAACACCTACTTCCTCCAAACTATTCCCCTCTTCTCCAAACTCTTGTTCTTCCATCACCTCAATTCCCAAACCCAAACCAAAATCGACTTATTGCCACAATCACTTTCATGCACCAACATCACTACCCGATTATCCTTCAGTGGGCCCGGGTTCACCATTTACCACCTTCAGCCATCATCTCTGACTTTTTCCTTGGTTGGACTCATCTCCTCGCACGTGATCTCGACGTGCCACGCTTAGTGTTTTCCCCTTCTGGTGCCTTCGCCCTTTCTATATCCTTTTCCTTATGGCGTGACTTGCCTCAAAATGACAACCCGGATGATCCTAATTCCGTCGTTTCGTTCCCGAATCTGCCAAATTCTCCGTTTTACCCCTGGTGGcaaatttctcatttgtttAGAGATAAGAAAGTGGAACAAGATTGGGAGATGATGAGAACCATGTTTCTCTTTAATCTTGATGCTTGGGGTGTTGTTTTCAACTCTTTCATTGATTTGGAACCAGCTTACTTTGACCACATAAAGAAAGAACTTGGACATGAAAGAGTTTGGGCCGTCGGTCCAGTTTTGCCACTTGATTCCGGTACTGAACCGGAAGAAAGAGGTGAGGCCAGCACCGTTTCATGCCTGGAACTCACCACGTGGCTGGATAAGCGTGAGGACCGGTCAGTTGTTTATGTTTGCTTTGGGAGTCGTACATTTCTCACGACAGCTGAGATGGATGTGCTGACAAGTGCATTGGAGTTAAGTGGAGTCCATTTCATATTATCTGTGAGGGTTCCGGATGAGCGACGTGTGGAGGAGGATTGTGGAAAGATATCGAGTGGTTTCATCGAACGAGTGAGGGAAAGAGGGTTCGTCATTCAGGGATGGGCATCGCAGTTGGTGATACTGGGTCACCGTGCAGTAGGTGCATTCTTGACTCATTGTGGGTGGAACTCTGTGTTAGAAGGGTTGGTTTCTGGTGTGGTGATGCTCACGTGGCCTATGGGTGCCGATCAATATACGAATGCAAAGTTGTTAGTGGACCAGTTAGGTGTGGCGGTTCAAGCTGCCGAAGGGGATGAGAAGATTCCAGAAATAAATGATCTTGTGAAGGTAATAAAAGGGTCTCTGGGAAGGACAAAAGAGAGGGTGCGAGCTGAAGAGCTGAGGGATGCTGCATTGGGTGCCATTAAGGAAAATGGAAGTTCTCAAAAACAGTTGGATGCACTAGTGAAAGAGCTTAATGAACTTAAGAATGACTAA